Genomic DNA from Cotesia glomerata isolate CgM1 unplaced genomic scaffold, MPM_Cglom_v2.3 scaffold_162, whole genome shotgun sequence:
aatgaCTTACGATTATGTTTTTTAAGCTGTATTTTAAAGTTCCCACAACGATTCTGTACTCGTAGCTAACTCCCAAGCattcttgaaaaaataataataaaattaaaaaaaaattaaacatgaaaaaatattttatgtaaaaaaaagaaaacttacAGGATCACATTCAATATGAAGTGGTTGAAATCGATTATTAGAATctctattatcattattacttGTTGGTTTCATTTGTGGAAAGTTATCAATAACATTTGAATCCCTAAATTCTTGACTATTTttgtattgttttttattgttgtaGTTGATAAATCAATTTTGCTATCATTATTAATGCCGTTCACTTGATAACCATTAATTTGACTAGAAGACATATCTCACGAAACAACAATAGTATCTTGATCAATTTCATCATCGTTATCgtcataattttcttcatagtCTTCAGACATACTGTTATTGAACTGTTCTAAAAGTCCGCTGATGAATGAAGCTAGACAAGTCCATTGACGGTCGTTCTTCAGAGCGTTTACTCCAACACCTATAaggttttataattatttatttttcttacattttatagaaaaattaaaggttcaaaaattacctggtgattaaattttctattggGACAATCTTCAATAAGAGGTGGTCGTTGTCCAACATGTACTGCCCACATGATGCGATACGCAGATCCACCAATATCATCGAATGGTTTTCGACGGGCCAATATCTCCCACAATATCACCCCCCAACTGAATATATCACATTCTTCAATGTAACGCGAGCCATCAAATACTTCTAGTGCCATCCATGCTGCAGAGCCTTTGTTATTTGTCATGTTCAAGTCACAAGCCGTACCAAAGTCGCAGATTTTTAGCGTTCTTCCACcaagaattaataataaatttggtgGTTTAAAATCTCTGAAAATTAATGACTTAAAttagctataaaaaaaaaaaaaaacatcaaatgATACTTGAAggactgtaattttttatttactgttaaaGATTTCTCTATTATATTACCCGAGTTTCGcatttgaatcatttatttaagaaaccCATAAGTCACATTTTTTGCGAAATTGAGTTATTTGTATTTCTTGGTTCTTTGCACATAATCCCATCAAAACCaacaaaaaaatctcaaagaTCGgcgtttgaataaaaaataatggagtGAGAAAAATGTAATTCTATTGAGAAATTCCTCACATCACTGGCTTATGGggtttcttaaataaatatataaatatattttttcaagaatatataatttttttctttcaatcgAAAACTTATAGAAGGAACgttattaccaaaaaaaatatacaaaatactAAGTAACAGTAAAATATACAAGATcaactattttaaattactttatcTAATGACAtcgaaattatcaattaaaaaac
This window encodes:
- the LOC123273919 gene encoding mitogen-activated protein kinase kinase kinase 7-like — its product is MIAKLISQKLIVGDFKPPNLLLILGGRTLKICDFGTACDLNMTNNKGSAAWMALEVFDGSRYIEECDIFSWGVILWEILARRKPFDDIGGSAYRIMWAVHVGQRPPLIEDCPNRKFNHQVLE